A stretch of the Bacillus anthracis str. Vollum genome encodes the following:
- a CDS encoding ribosomal-processing cysteine protease Prp gives MIKITISRTKLGSIQSFKMTGHADYAPHGQDLVCAGTTAVVFGSINAVEELCNVQATIELGSDGGFLTYELPNDLDVHAAEKAQTLLEGLVVSLKTIELDYGKYIRLIEKVQEV, from the coding sequence ATGATTAAAATTACGATAAGTCGCACGAAATTAGGAAGTATCCAATCATTTAAAATGACTGGACATGCCGATTATGCGCCGCATGGACAAGATCTTGTCTGTGCTGGAACTACAGCGGTTGTGTTTGGTTCTATAAATGCAGTGGAAGAACTTTGTAATGTGCAGGCAACTATTGAACTCGGAAGTGATGGCGGATTCTTAACGTATGAATTGCCTAATGATTTAGACGTTCATGCAGCAGAAAAAGCACAAACGCTTTTAGAAGGATTGGTTGTTTCGCTTAAGACGATCGAACTTGATTACGGAAAGTATATCCGTTTAATAGAAAAAGTGCAGGAGGTGTAA
- the rpmA gene encoding 50S ribosomal protein L27, translating to MLRLDLQFFASKKGVGSTKNGRDSQSKRLGAKRADGQTVSGGSILYRQRGTKIYPGVNVGRGGDDTLYAKVDGVVRFERLGRDRKQVSVYPVAQEA from the coding sequence ATGTTAAGATTAGATCTTCAGTTTTTCGCATCTAAGAAAGGTGTAGGTAGTACAAAGAACGGTCGTGACTCTCAGTCAAAACGTCTTGGTGCTAAACGCGCAGATGGTCAAACGGTTTCAGGTGGTTCAATTCTTTACCGTCAACGCGGTACAAAAATTTATCCAGGTGTTAACGTTGGTCGTGGTGGCGATGACACTTTATACGCGAAAGTTGACGGCGTAGTACGCTTCGAGCGTCTTGGCCGTGACCGCAAACAAGTGAGCGTAT
- the rplU gene encoding 50S ribosomal protein L21: MYAIIETGGKQIKVEAGQAIYIEKLDVEAGETVTFDKVLFVGGENVKVGSPVVEGATVTAKVEKQGRAKKIIVFKYKAKKNNRKKQGHRQPYTKLVVEAINA; the protein is encoded by the coding sequence ATGTACGCAATTATCGAAACAGGTGGAAAACAAATTAAAGTTGAAGCTGGTCAAGCAATCTACATTGAAAAATTAGATGTTGAAGCTGGTGAAACTGTTACTTTTGACAAAGTTCTTTTCGTTGGTGGCGAAAACGTTAAAGTTGGTAGCCCAGTTGTAGAAGGTGCAACAGTTACTGCGAAAGTTGAAAAACAAGGTCGCGCTAAGAAAATTATCGTTTTCAAATACAAAGCGAAAAAGAACAATCGTAAGAAACAAGGTCATCGTCAACCTTACACTAAGCTAGTTGTTGAAGCTATCAACGCTTAA